A single genomic interval of bacterium harbors:
- a CDS encoding DUF2807 domain-containing protein, producing MTRILMLLGIVLLIVSAGCDDDHGASSPDGPKEVVYGNGVLVTDTVTIGDVKRLRVWGEVDARIEMGDTARAILTTDSNIRPHLSASNWEDLFWLKLDYEGVDARPTKCEVIVNVPSIHTITSQYLSNCEISGFDMQDSVWIHGVYGSDYSGELSSKYISIDLSGSRISMAGEAGECDLVVTGTLAELDGFVCKNLQLRCENGSTASVYCTDTLEIINRGRVTVEYYGNPKHVELYVDSLCTVIAH from the coding sequence ATGACTCGGATATTGATGTTGCTGGGAATTGTCCTGCTGATTGTTTCTGCAGGTTGTGATGATGACCACGGAGCATCATCACCTGATGGACCAAAAGAAGTGGTTTACGGCAATGGCGTCTTGGTTACAGATACTGTGACGATCGGCGATGTGAAACGACTTCGGGTATGGGGTGAAGTCGATGCAAGGATCGAAATGGGGGATACTGCGAGAGCAATCCTTACGACTGACAGTAATATTCGCCCGCACCTTTCTGCATCTAACTGGGAAGACCTATTCTGGCTAAAGCTAGATTATGAAGGTGTTGACGCAAGGCCCACAAAATGTGAGGTCATAGTTAACGTCCCCAGCATCCATACCATAACATCACAGTACTTGTCCAATTGCGAGATATCCGGCTTTGACATGCAGGATAGTGTTTGGATTCATGGAGTATATGGATCGGATTATAGCGGTGAACTCTCATCCAAGTACATATCGATTGATCTGTCAGGTTCAAGAATATCCATGGCAGGTGAAGCGGGTGAATGTGACCTTGTCGTGACAGGTACTCTTGCGGAGTTGGATGGTTTCGTCTGTAAGAATCTGCAGCTGAGATGCGAAAATGGTTCTACGGCATCGGTGTATTGCACTGATACACTGGAGATAATCAATAGAGGTAGAGTCACTGTCGAGTATTATGGCAATCCGAAGCACGTCGAGTTGTACGTGGATAGTCTGTGTACAGTCATAGCACATTAA
- a CDS encoding T9SS type A sorting domain-containing protein, whose amino-acid sequence MFRSDNFGAQWINISNNIGGPDCLNENPRLILSATNNRELFIINSSEIIYHTMDAGETWERMYSDSVNFLLHVDPRNPDLMIARKYLSTPYLNSFVASTDGGQTWQDRSSGIDTTMGRLLLNPNPFFHDHLLAFQPAGHGSDVISGHLLYASSDFGLHWRKISSLDSTQTETVVTFDSQNPSIFYVRSFASASGVLKTTDAGTTWEAVGNGLPAPPSFGYRLTVDPSRSNVVYAHDGTDIYRSTNGGNDFSVLSAAPSLGRINTITIDPIDSMRLYVGAVPTGVWFSNDGGISWEAQSNGLTISDVAAFSCLSKDSIFALVHGKGLLRTTNGGGDWETLLPDPSSSEASMILVQSDGEHAIYSTRVPSSWYGSTTAFDTTIIARSTDAGTIWEQLHIPHRSVSHVGVSSDRQVMYADFSAGVDSTGSLLDGLIRSSDAGNTWEILQLPGYRINSVRNIIVDPVNSDRVYATVIALPSASLPNRGSLVIRSDDGGKSWTTIADTIYGFVVRPRQPHILFHLSSDEHHRRILNRSSDYGATWERIAVGYKVRDIVPHPLHVDMLYGVTDPGRITYSTDGGASWREVESSGSCKGLLQVAPVQVDSSSFVLFGSTSYGGLKVYQGDVVSSITVENQPLDIHLGQSYPNPTHSGSTGMKTTIPFSLDQDGYVRLVIHDIMGRRVRTIVNHTLSAGVHHAEIDIKGLRPGIYYYTLTANSQTATKTLVVVR is encoded by the coding sequence GTGTTTCGAAGCGACAACTTCGGCGCGCAATGGATCAATATCTCAAACAACATTGGTGGACCGGACTGCCTGAACGAGAATCCCAGACTCATTCTATCTGCCACTAATAACAGAGAACTGTTCATAATAAACTCGAGTGAGATAATCTACCACACGATGGATGCGGGTGAAACCTGGGAACGGATGTATTCGGACTCCGTCAATTTTCTGCTGCATGTTGATCCCAGGAATCCCGACCTCATGATCGCGCGGAAGTATTTATCCACCCCATACCTCAACTCTTTTGTGGCGTCAACGGATGGGGGACAGACGTGGCAAGACCGGTCCTCTGGAATCGACACCACCATGGGGCGGCTGCTTCTGAATCCAAATCCCTTCTTTCACGATCACTTGCTGGCTTTTCAACCAGCTGGTCATGGTTCGGATGTCATCAGTGGTCACCTGCTTTATGCCAGTTCCGATTTCGGTTTGCACTGGCGAAAAATCTCATCGTTGGACAGCACACAGACGGAAACCGTTGTCACCTTCGATTCACAGAATCCTTCAATCTTCTATGTCCGCAGTTTCGCTTCCGCCTCAGGTGTTCTTAAAACTACCGATGCCGGCACCACGTGGGAGGCGGTTGGAAATGGACTGCCAGCACCTCCGTCGTTTGGCTACAGACTGACCGTCGATCCATCGCGTTCGAATGTCGTGTATGCACACGATGGAACAGATATCTATCGCAGCACTAATGGTGGTAACGACTTCAGTGTTCTTTCGGCAGCACCGTCCCTCGGACGCATCAATACGATTACTATCGATCCCATTGATTCCATGCGACTGTATGTGGGAGCTGTCCCAACGGGCGTCTGGTTCAGTAATGATGGAGGTATTTCATGGGAGGCGCAATCGAACGGACTGACCATCAGCGATGTTGCAGCCTTCTCATGCCTTTCGAAGGATTCGATTTTCGCACTTGTTCACGGCAAGGGTCTGCTCCGCACAACCAATGGCGGCGGTGATTGGGAGACTCTGTTACCCGATCCTTCGAGTTCTGAGGCTTCGATGATTCTCGTTCAATCGGACGGTGAGCATGCGATCTATTCCACGCGTGTTCCGTCATCCTGGTATGGGAGCACCACCGCATTTGACACGACAATCATAGCTAGGAGCACTGACGCAGGAACCATATGGGAGCAACTTCATATTCCGCACAGGTCGGTCTCGCATGTTGGCGTCTCCTCTGATCGGCAGGTGATGTATGCAGATTTCTCTGCTGGTGTTGATTCAACTGGATCATTATTGGATGGGCTGATTAGAAGCTCGGACGCCGGAAACACATGGGAAATTCTTCAGCTTCCGGGATACCGGATCAATTCCGTGCGAAACATCATTGTTGATCCAGTGAATAGTGACCGGGTGTACGCAACAGTAATTGCGCTGCCTTCGGCCTCGCTTCCCAACCGTGGCAGCCTCGTGATCCGGAGCGATGATGGAGGAAAATCGTGGACTACCATTGCAGATACCATATACGGCTTTGTAGTGCGTCCCAGGCAGCCTCACATACTGTTTCATCTATCCAGCGATGAACATCACCGCAGGATCCTGAACAGGAGCAGCGATTATGGGGCAACCTGGGAGCGGATAGCTGTCGGCTACAAAGTCCGGGATATAGTCCCGCATCCATTGCATGTGGATATGCTTTATGGTGTAACAGATCCGGGACGCATCACCTACAGTACGGATGGAGGTGCGAGCTGGAGGGAAGTTGAGTCCAGTGGTTCCTGCAAAGGGCTCCTACAGGTCGCGCCAGTACAGGTTGATTCTTCCAGTTTTGTTCTTTTTGGTTCTACTTCGTATGGGGGACTCAAGGTCTATCAAGGCGATGTCGTTTCTTCGATCACTGTGGAAAATCAGCCGTTGGATATTCATCTTGGTCAGTCGTACCCGAATCCAACGCACTCCGGTAGTACCGGGATGAAAACGACAATCCCATTCTCCCTTGATCAGGATGGGTATGTCCGTCTTGTCATTCATGACATCATGGGCCGCCGTGTTCGCACGATTGTGAACCATACGTTGTCCGCCGGGGTTCACCACGCTGAAATCGATATCAAGGGACTGCGTCCAGGAATTTATTATTACACGCTGACAGCCAATTCGCAGACTGCTACAAAAACACTCGTTGTGGTTCGCTGA
- a CDS encoding DEAD/DEAH box helicase family protein: protein MSEDHLHNMLDERALSMNLRPYQAEALDVLTRKHAEGKRRFHIVAPPGSGKTIIGIAFLQRLGVNSVILSPNAAIQAQWIDKYGRATADLVDTLGEVWGDDVRHLIGHDPAQQTPILSLTYQRIAVRNAVDGSMHENVEHLVEILRRQDYQLLILDECHHLLAFWADVLKEVLALHPMMVLGLTATPPVDRAAHEQSMYLDLVGPVDYQIPLPAVVKDGNLAPFQDLVCLVHPDPQELAFIRARHQEFHALFEDLNSAQADVTPLHLYVQDVMDHCAFRGRKYDAWNSFLKNNTSAAIALGRYAHRYGIPLPAHVPMLDEMEEALTLDDVSGILQGYLDDVCSGEHAPEIASRIGRVTRALRQLGYEQRGGGFVRRRSVIDRVLALSHAKHGMLRRILAQEIRNLGDHVRALVLTDFETAQAGGMKALEGILDPEAGGAVAVMRTITSDPETDVLDPVMLTGSSVLCDDDLAQRFCADMRAIAAARQWEIQLEAVFIGEGEYTPGDMAGESDATRGMFEIRGSGSDWNTRTYVLMITELFDRGVTRCLIGTRGLLGEGWDSAAVNVLIDMTAVASYVSVNQMHGRSLRLDPSRPEKVSNNWDIVAVLPEFERGFADWDRFLRKHQHFYGLSDDGELERGIGHVHPLLTHLRPDELTGAIDHINEDMLARSARRDEVLRAWRIGLEYRGVELPCLEYLPDADAPTRLPATARSTAKLEKVIEEFRLQSRRLGGIAAVVPALTAAAVSVAVNTFAPALTAGAGLSTFGLLTVGLLWYRSRRLNRVVTEEQHVSSTEHVMSLANVVRDSIVALREETCDAVPPIRSSHRDDGGLRIWIESELEEENTCFTSSMNELFRPVQDQRYILQTYRLINGRRVGELLRKRDPADAYVKVGVVPVPSDFARKRERADVFHRFWEEHLGKADLLYTRKGEGANLLKTQLRTRFMQGRRFVKVLWK, encoded by the coding sequence ATGAGCGAAGACCATCTGCACAACATGCTCGACGAGCGCGCGCTCTCGATGAACCTTCGGCCGTACCAGGCTGAAGCGCTGGATGTGTTGACGCGAAAGCACGCAGAAGGCAAGCGTCGTTTCCACATCGTCGCACCGCCGGGATCGGGAAAGACCATTATCGGCATCGCATTTCTGCAGCGCCTGGGTGTGAATTCCGTGATTCTCTCGCCCAACGCGGCCATTCAGGCACAGTGGATCGACAAGTACGGTCGCGCCACCGCCGATCTGGTGGATACGCTGGGTGAGGTCTGGGGAGATGATGTGCGGCATCTCATCGGACACGATCCCGCGCAGCAGACACCGATCCTGTCGCTGACCTACCAGAGAATTGCCGTACGCAATGCCGTGGACGGCAGCATGCATGAAAACGTCGAACACCTGGTGGAGATTCTGCGCAGACAGGATTACCAGCTCCTCATCCTGGACGAGTGCCACCACCTGCTCGCGTTCTGGGCGGATGTATTGAAGGAAGTGCTCGCCCTGCATCCGATGATGGTGCTGGGACTCACGGCCACACCGCCGGTTGACCGTGCCGCGCACGAACAGTCAATGTATCTCGACCTTGTGGGACCCGTGGATTACCAGATCCCGCTCCCCGCCGTCGTCAAGGACGGCAACCTGGCGCCGTTCCAGGACCTCGTCTGCCTGGTCCACCCCGATCCGCAGGAACTCGCCTTCATCCGTGCGCGGCACCAGGAATTTCACGCGCTGTTCGAAGACCTGAACAGCGCGCAGGCAGATGTCACACCCCTGCATCTGTACGTGCAGGACGTCATGGACCATTGCGCATTTCGAGGCAGGAAATACGATGCATGGAACTCCTTTCTGAAAAACAATACTTCCGCCGCCATCGCCCTCGGACGCTATGCCCATCGATACGGCATTCCTCTACCCGCGCATGTGCCGATGCTCGATGAAATGGAAGAAGCGCTCACGCTCGATGATGTCTCCGGTATCCTGCAAGGCTATCTCGACGATGTCTGCAGCGGCGAGCACGCTCCGGAAATCGCGTCGCGTATCGGCAGGGTGACGCGTGCCCTAAGGCAGCTCGGGTATGAACAGCGCGGAGGGGGGTTCGTACGGCGGCGGAGCGTCATCGACCGCGTACTCGCGCTGTCGCATGCCAAACACGGGATGCTTCGTCGTATCCTCGCGCAGGAAATCCGGAATCTCGGTGATCACGTGCGTGCGCTGGTGCTGACAGATTTCGAAACAGCACAGGCGGGCGGAATGAAAGCGCTCGAAGGCATTCTCGATCCGGAGGCCGGGGGCGCGGTGGCCGTCATGCGTACCATCACTTCCGATCCGGAGACCGACGTTCTCGATCCCGTCATGCTCACGGGTTCTTCAGTGCTGTGCGACGACGACCTCGCGCAGCGTTTCTGCGCGGACATGCGCGCAATCGCGGCGGCGCGGCAGTGGGAGATACAGCTCGAAGCTGTCTTCATTGGTGAGGGCGAATACACGCCGGGGGATATGGCCGGCGAATCCGACGCTACACGAGGGATGTTTGAAATTCGTGGTTCAGGAAGCGACTGGAACACGCGCACCTACGTGCTGATGATCACCGAACTGTTTGACCGGGGCGTCACCCGCTGTCTGATCGGCACGCGCGGACTCCTGGGCGAAGGTTGGGACAGCGCGGCAGTAAATGTGCTGATCGACATGACCGCGGTGGCGAGTTACGTGAGCGTCAATCAGATGCACGGTCGCAGCCTGCGTCTCGATCCGTCACGGCCCGAGAAAGTGTCCAACAACTGGGATATCGTCGCCGTCCTGCCCGAGTTCGAGCGCGGCTTCGCCGACTGGGATCGCTTCCTGCGAAAACACCAGCATTTCTACGGGCTGAGCGATGATGGCGAACTCGAACGCGGTATCGGCCACGTACACCCGCTGCTGACGCATCTGCGTCCCGATGAGCTGACCGGGGCCATCGATCACATCAACGAAGACATGCTGGCACGATCAGCCCGTCGCGATGAGGTCCTCCGTGCATGGCGCATCGGACTCGAGTATCGCGGCGTTGAACTTCCCTGCCTCGAATACCTTCCCGACGCCGATGCCCCCACGCGTCTCCCGGCCACAGCGCGAAGCACGGCGAAGCTCGAGAAGGTGATCGAGGAATTCCGCTTGCAATCGCGCCGCCTGGGTGGTATCGCCGCTGTCGTTCCTGCTCTCACTGCCGCCGCGGTGAGCGTCGCAGTGAACACCTTCGCCCCGGCACTCACGGCCGGTGCGGGCTTGTCGACATTTGGCCTGCTGACCGTCGGTCTTCTTTGGTATCGCTCTCGGCGTCTGAATCGCGTTGTCACCGAGGAGCAGCACGTATCGAGCACCGAGCATGTCATGTCACTGGCGAACGTCGTACGCGACAGCATCGTCGCCCTGCGGGAGGAAACGTGTGACGCCGTTCCGCCCATTCGGAGCAGTCACCGTGACGACGGCGGGTTGCGCATATGGATTGAGTCCGAACTGGAAGAGGAGAACACATGCTTCACATCCTCGATGAACGAACTGTTTCGCCCGGTGCAGGACCAGCGCTACATTCTCCAGACCTACAGACTGATCAATGGACGGCGGGTCGGTGAACTCCTCCGAAAGCGCGATCCAGCCGATGCCTACGTCAAGGTGGGGGTTGTCCCCGTACCCTCGGACTTCGCCCGCAAACGCGAACGCGCCGATGTCTTTCACCGCTTCTGGGAAGAGCACCTGGGCAAAGCTGACCTGCTCTACACGCGGAAGGGTGAGGGCGCGAACCTGCTGAAGACGCAGCTGCGCACACGCTTCATGCAGGGTCGCCGCTTCGTGAAGGTCCTGTGGAAATAG